The proteins below come from a single Aspergillus oryzae RIB40 DNA, chromosome 5 genomic window:
- a CDS encoding uncharacterized protein (predicted protein): MASVEDGGLQFKIVQGSDKVNVSQNSSGNMSWSPPPQQIAETFKNRVQGGMESALSGVGNYLLYGLADQQRLFLPGKGSYLMKNPIFNSRGDFADPPKQRKRHLCSV, encoded by the exons ATGGCATCGGTTGAAGACGGTGGGCTGCAATTCAAAATCGTCCAAGGGTCTGACAAGGTGAACGTCTCCCAAAACTCATCTGGAAACATGTCATGGagcccaccaccacaacagATCGCAGAAACTTTCAAGAACAGGGTCCAGGGTGGCATGGAAAGCGCACTCTCAGGGGTTGGAAACTACCTCCTATATGGCTTGGCTGATCAGCAACgactcttcctccccggaAAGGGCAGCTATCTGATGAAGAATCCCATCTTCAACTCTAGGGGGGATTT TGCCGATCCTCCAAAGCAGAGGAAACGTCACCTGTGCTCTGTCTGA
- a CDS encoding uncharacterized protein (predicted protein), with amino-acid sequence MATTGDNFIDKTNPNPYAQAIFLSQKIINNGFSAMWDAAQREDDEDNPLKYFSYTVRGGDFLKFKVGRPTVSLQVTTEDPMLYFQLRMTEGEVLLYLTDDPDDDSKINWDIKNWIFAFSVTIARKEVTKDSKEYQEFKERAGLPNSNFTLAALFIDASSTTKWEPDLSEFGDKNDAFRNLTPEARATFDSFIQRWLNVMKEKGKNILGYSAERQEDDERSDGSQAPKDNIEFNALSYLMMCNFDSPPAGGAIEYTGPWVDNGDREGTFVMNCDLFWPWMQGLMRKLVIDMVPYPDTPMCYWDDSNDPDHPFRSRIEYHTGDDAAEDSQYQFSPQWWKPNTWWLIGPSRHSEIQVANPNDSRDTMKLQEDISGSVLVDR; translated from the exons ATGGCGACTACAGGCGACAATTTCATTGATAAGACGAACCCCAATCCCTATGCCCAGGCTATCTTCCTGTCGCAGAAGATAATCAACAATGGTTTCAGTGCAATGTGGGACGCGGCCCAGCGggaggacgatgaagataacCCCTTGAAGTATTTTTCTTATACTGTCAGGGGAGGAGACTTCCTCAAATTCAAGGTCGGACGGCCCACCGTCAGCTTACAGGTTACTACGGAAGATCCCATGTTATACTTTCAGCTGCGCATGACTGAGGGTGAGGTGCTTCTTTACCTGACTGATGACCCTGATGATGACAGCAAAATCAAttgggatatcaagaactGGATATTTGCTTTCTCGGTAACGATTG CTCGAAAGGAGGTCACCAAAGATTCGAAGGAGTACCAAGAGTTCAAAGAACGTGCGGGACTGCCTAATTCCAACTTCACCCTGGCTGCGTTGTTTATTGATGCATCGT CGACAACAAAATGGGAGCCCGACCTTAGTGAATTTGGAGACAAGAATGATGCATTCAGGAATCTGACTCCTGAGGCCCGTGCCACATTTGACAGTTTTATCCAGCGCTGGCTAAATGTAATgaaggaaaaaggcaaaaacaTTCTGGGCTATTCTGCAGAACgccaggaagatgacgagc GCTCCGATGGTTCTCAGGCCCCAAAGGATAACATAGAGTTCAACGCTCTCTCGTATCTGATGATGTGCAACTTCGACTCTCCCCCGGCCGGTGGGGCTATTGAGTACACTGGTCCTTGGGTTGATAATGGTGATCGCGAGGGTACCTTCGTCATGAACTGTGATTTGTTTTGGCCTTGGATGCAAGGCCTGATGCGAAAATTAGTCATTGACATGGTTCCTTATCCCGACACACCCATGTGTTATTGGGATGATAGCAATGACCCGGACCATCCTTTCCGGTCCAGAATCGAGTACCACACCGGAGACGACGCTGCTGAAGATAGCCAGTACCAGTTTTCGCCTCAATGGTGGAAGCCAAACACTTGGTGGCTGATTGGCCCATCGCGTCATAGCGAAATTCAAGTCGCGAATCCTAATGATAGCCGTGACACCATGAAATTGCAGGAAGACA TCTCGGGTTCCGTCCTGGTGGACAGGTAG